Proteins encoded together in one Streptomyces sp. NA04227 window:
- a CDS encoding DUF397 domain-containing protein, with amino-acid sequence MAIQQGATNTWIKSSYSTGNGACVEVKSPLFDAIAVRDSKVPAGPSLAFTPDSWRAFMTEVSRGVFVHG; translated from the coding sequence ATGGCAATTCAGCAGGGCGCCACGAATACCTGGATCAAGTCCTCGTATTCCACGGGAAACGGCGCTTGCGTCGAAGTGAAATCCCCCCTCTTCGACGCGATCGCCGTACGGGACTCGAAGGTCCCGGCAGGCCCTTCACTCGCCTTCACCCCCGATTCCTGGCGCGCATTCATGACCGAGGTGAGCCGCGGCGTCTTCGTCCACGGCTGA
- a CDS encoding ADP-ribosylglycohydrolase family protein — protein sequence MNASATAVWGRAEQQDFRSRVRGALLGAALGDALGAPLEGLSLERIREEHGAEGLTAPASAHGRRGAVTAATQLSLFTVDGLIRAQVRRDTGAWHPPTDLHRAYRRWAATQSDWGPDERRVDDGWLAREEWLYARRSPTRACLVGLGDETMGTLESPKNPEDTSAGAAVRSAPFGLLVGWEPQLVLQLAVECAVQTHGHPTAYLSAGAYAVIVHALARGESLDAAVQRALSLLTARPGHQPVTDALQHALGAVRQGMPTAARVAELVADGAADGLLSAAVYCSLVSEDIRHGLCLAVNQGGDSSAAGALTGALLGALHGETALPPAWVAELEGRATVLELADDYAMEMTQGPALHGPAVSSPGWLARYPRG from the coding sequence GTGAACGCAAGCGCCACCGCCGTCTGGGGCCGCGCCGAGCAGCAGGACTTCCGTAGCCGGGTGCGCGGGGCACTGCTCGGCGCCGCCCTCGGTGACGCGCTCGGCGCACCGCTGGAGGGCCTGAGCCTGGAGCGGATCCGCGAGGAGCACGGCGCCGAGGGGCTCACCGCGCCCGCGTCCGCACACGGCAGACGAGGAGCCGTGACGGCGGCCACCCAGCTCTCCCTGTTCACGGTCGACGGACTGATCCGGGCCCAGGTCCGCCGGGACACCGGCGCCTGGCACCCGCCCACCGACCTGCACCGCGCCTACCGCCGCTGGGCGGCCACCCAGAGCGACTGGGGCCCCGACGAACGCCGGGTCGACGACGGCTGGCTGGCCCGCGAGGAGTGGCTCTACGCGCGACGCTCGCCCACCCGCGCCTGCCTGGTCGGGCTCGGCGACGAGACGATGGGCACCCTGGAGTCGCCGAAGAACCCCGAGGACACCTCAGCCGGTGCCGCGGTCCGCTCCGCACCCTTCGGGCTGCTCGTCGGCTGGGAGCCGCAACTCGTGCTCCAACTGGCCGTCGAATGCGCCGTACAGACCCATGGCCACCCGACCGCGTACCTGTCGGCGGGCGCGTACGCGGTGATCGTGCACGCCCTGGCGCGCGGCGAGAGCCTGGACGCCGCCGTGCAGCGGGCGCTGTCGCTGCTCACCGCTCGGCCCGGCCATCAGCCGGTCACCGATGCCCTGCAGCACGCGCTCGGCGCGGTGCGCCAGGGCATGCCGACCGCGGCCCGGGTCGCCGAACTCGTGGCGGACGGGGCGGCCGACGGTCTGCTGTCCGCCGCCGTGTACTGCTCCCTGGTGAGCGAGGACATCCGGCACGGACTGTGCCTGGCGGTGAACCAGGGCGGCGACTCCTCGGCGGCGGGTGCCCTGACCGGCGCCCTCCTGGGCGCGCTGCACGGGGAGACCGCGCTGCCGCCGGCCTGGGTAGCCGAGCTGGAGGGACGTGCCACCGTCCTCGAACTCGCCGACGACTACGCGATGGAGATGACCCAGGGGCCCGCCCTGCACGGCCCGGCCGTGTCCTCGCCGGGCTGGCTGGCGCGGTATCCGCGGGGGTGA